One genomic segment of Macrobrachium rosenbergii isolate ZJJX-2024 chromosome 40, ASM4041242v1, whole genome shotgun sequence includes these proteins:
- the LOC136826220 gene encoding limbic system-associated membrane protein-like, with protein MLNISRAGLLIFLCLFPIVAHCSHGGHGRPRRHRHHERRFYDDHHGHRRPHNHHGFHFHGKDHNLVAENHVLDNSANGNKVTEDPKKPGQPGFGSQWALTYQGMQQESSTINNTVSNVTAQLGGTAFLPCRVGHLGDRQISWIRRRDWHVLTSGAVLYTHDQRFSVLHAAGSQDWTLHIKYVSVKDNGTYECQVSTGTGIISLFVNLAVVTPEAHIPGHGQYHVNHGSPITLTCVIKQSPTPPQYVSWYHNGVLLNYLRDRPDVTISTQVRGPNMASSISKLEVANASDKHSGNYTCSADNTLPASTMVFVTEGDKTAAVQRIDSGSRGHLRSDHTYALLLLGTAASLWHLLADR; from the exons GTGGTCACGGACGACCAAGAAGGCACAGGCACCACGAGAGACGCTTCTACGACGACCACCACGGCCATCGACGACCACACAACCACCACGGGTTCCACTTTCACGGGAAAGACCACAATTTGGTCGCCGAAAATCACGTTCTGGATAATTCGGCAAATGG AAATAAGGTGACGGAGGACCCGAAAAAGCCAGGTCAACCCGGATTCGGCTCCCAGTGGGCGCTGACCTATCAGGGCATGCAGCAGGAGTCATCAACAATAAACAATACTGTGTCAAATGTCACGGCTCAGTTGGGAGGGACAGCTTTCTTGCCCTGCCGAGTTGGGCATCTGGGAGACAGACAG aTCTCATGGATCCGCAGACGCGACTGGCACGTGCTGACCTCCGGAGCAGTCTTATACACGCACGACCAGCGCTTCTCCGTGCTGCACGCCGCCGGGTCCCAGGACTGGACCCTACACATCAAGTACGTCAGCGTCAAGGACAACGGCACCTACGAGTGCCAGGTGTCGACTGGCACTGGCATTATTTCTCTCTTCGTCAACTTGGCGGTCGTCACCCCCGAGGCCCATATACCGGGGCACGGGCAATACCACGTCAACCACGGGTCGCCTATAACTCTGACGTGTGTTATTAAACAG AGTCCGACACCCCCACAGTACGTCTCGTGGTACCACAACGGAGTCCTTCTCAACTACCTGCGAGACAGACCCGACGTGACAATCTCGACGCAGGTGCGAGGGCCGAACATGGCGTCTTCTATCAGCAAACTCGAGGTCGCCAACGCCAGCGACAAACATTCCGGGAACTACACCTGTTCGGCGGACAACACGCTCCCAGCATCCACCATGGTGTTTGTAACAGAAG GCGACAAAACAGCAGCAGTGCAAAGGATAGACTCCGGGAGCAGAGGACACCTACGGAGTGACCACACGTACGCCCTCCTACTCCTGGGCACCGCCGCCTCTCTCTGGCACCTGCTAGCCGACAGATGA